TTTCTTGGTTAGTATGAAAGCTTAACCTAAAATACTCGTTCCAGATCGGATTAAATCCGTTCTTTAAGGCTATAGAAGTCCTAAAGACAGCTGAAGGAACACCCAAATCCATAATTTGTTGTGTATCAAAGTGTTGGCATGGGTTCGAATTCGTGTTATCTGAACCTGTTTTGATCTGTGGCTCTCCAATAGTGGTCGAATGCACCCCTTCCCCTTTTCTTGCATCGAAATCAATTACTTTGCCACTATAAAGTTCCACTTCAATGTATACATCAAAACTATTCACCTTCATATCCTTAGTCTTTGATAACTGCTGAGCAGATACGATTCCAACCTCTAAAGTGCTGGTCTTATCGAATCTGAGCACACTCTCGAAGTCTTCAGTCTTTCTGAATCGTTCTTTATTGGTCCTCAAAGCTTCAGGCTTCAAAATATAACCAGAACAAGAACCAACATTGAACAAAGCCTCATTAATTTGCTGTCCAGCATCGTAAACTTGCCAGTTGGTAGCAGCAATTTGACAGCCCAACGACCACAATGTCAAAGGGTTAAAGTTATCGGATTTAAAGCGATAAACGGAAGGATAAACTCTCATTAGAAAGTTTCTGTTATGTTTTGTGATGGCGTTGAACTTGGTCTTTTCCTTGAGCATTTTGGAGATGGTTCGATCACTGAACGAAAAACAATGGTTGAGAGTCTTTGATTCAGGCAATGAAAAGTTCCGGAATTTCACTCCTATTGTGTATAATGCTAGAGCACCAAGTTCAGGAACAATAGGGACGGGTTTCTTGGGCTTTGGAATAATCTTGGTGATCTTAGAGGTGGATGTAGAATCCTCGCTGaatgaggaagatgttgatgagGGCAATATACCATTAGCAACAGAAACGGACTTGGATCGTTTCACTTTAACGAGGATTTTGTGCTTTAAATCCAAGGGAGAGGGAAGCGAATCAGGATTCAGGCTACCCAGCCTAACTGGAAGGAGCATATCCTGAAGTATTTCTTTCAATATGCATACACAGGCGATTTGATTAGCCTGATTACATCTAATTTCAAGAGAGATAATCACAGGAAAGGGAGATGTAATAAACGAATACTTTCGGATGGTTTCTATGACAAGTCTGAAATCCATGGATCCAGTAAACGTTCGTCCATGGGTTACTATGGGACCATTTTCTCCATCCCAAACGTCAACCTCAATGCATCGACAGCCACGCTGCAGCGCACGGATGTATCCCTCGATAGAAGAAACACCGTTGAATTGTCGTCCAAGAAGGTACGTATTGTGGGAAGAGGAAATGAAGTATTCATTAAGTGGCTTGCTGAAGTCCTCGACAACCGTCTTAAATGTCATAGTGTAAGGGCTTACAAGAAAAGATCCGAACTCATCGAGACTCAG
This region of Brettanomyces nanus chromosome 2, complete sequence genomic DNA includes:
- a CDS encoding uncharacterized protein (BUSCO:EOG09341JTD) produces the protein MPIVRPNSNENSVPMPRVGSDSKEGNNSPVKQLLYKRLSFLRNKKTSGTVIGNILVSTSSSYDSSVTLATSGSYDSTNDSSNSGDSSEDVNNDSSADEVSRSMVHGFSSALAVISLPLTRSVVYTSSDSLGFPDEYFSRPLDRKNIPVEFLEPGFEMLRVTHRKKVKRFFRLDLEQSRLYWNSKASSFLEIEKIKSIRIGDEAKNYREEFKVSSQYCDFWITVIYHNYAKSNNIKALHIIATSKRDYDQFLYTLSNLVYFRRQLQSSLYSAACSNLFTKFHWNNKSSGMDRLDFEGVLKMATRLHIYVDRDFLLKIFKTEDRGGKEYLDFDEFKRFVKTLRQRHEFASIFSTFSDSQQRMRKHSFERFLVEEQQEPVDGDDTVTHLFSKFSKGKDYLSLDEFGSFLVSPYTMTFKTVVEDFSKPLNEYFISSSHNTYLLGRQFNGVSSIEGYIRALQRGCRCIEVDVWDGENGPIVTHGRTFTGSMDFRLVIETIRKYSFITSPFPVIISLEIRCNQANQIACVCILKEILQDMLLPVRLGSLNPDSLPSPLDLKHKILVKVKRSKSVSVANGILPSSTSSSFSEDSTSTSKITKIIPKPKKPVPIVPELGALALYTIGVKFRNFSLPESKTLNHCFSFSDRTISKMLKEKTKFNAITKHNRNFLMRVYPSVYRFKSDNFNPLTLWSLGCQIAATNWQVYDAGQQINEALFNVGSCSGYILKPEALRTNKERFRKTEDFESVLRFDKTSTLEVGIVSAQQLSKTKDMKVNSFDVYIEVELYSGKVIDFDARKGEGVHSTTIGEPQIKTGSDNTNSNPCQHFDTQQIMDLGVPSAVFRTSIALKNGFNPIWNEYFRLSFHTNQENLTFLRFLVKCNTPDHKDVLIGSHCCKLDYMKKGYRHLPVYDLQGEELIYSSLFLHIN